The Fulvivirga ligni genome window below encodes:
- a CDS encoding TraG family conjugative transposon ATPase, producing MKTNSINIDTVWPIYQIENECILSHQGALSFAYQVELPEIFTLSEKDFEELHLLWVKSLRGLGAGCVFHKQDWFLRHAFDPQHMDSTSWLSGASDRFFNERPYLHHRCFVYISVKPKRNLRPAYPLKALTKAHLVGEEWRSGDLYRKLSESCTQWSGLLNDSGRVKVTQLKATHMLGTKNKPGIIEQYLFLLSEHDQPLIKDIHLKEQLKVGHDRLGICAMSHRDSLPSWCGPRINYDKYTTDKAPYSIGFASPLGMLIPYNHIYNQVIELEDTAQTIKRLESKRLRLQSLSAYSRDNAMSQEATNDYLNEIIGQQRQPVKAHFHVITWSKQEHEFERQMTALSSAFAQMDATAKAETDGAAAMFWSGIPGNMSSLPHYEWFDTFAEQAVCFLNMESSYKTSNSPVGVRLGDRLSGEPLDVDLSDEPMKRGWITNRNKFILGPSGSGKSFFTNHMVRAYYEQGTHVVLVDVGHSYQGLCELVNGYYFTYDEDHPLEFNPFVVNGKLDTEKKESLKTLLLALWKRDDEPFSRSEYVALSTSLQQYYEYLQRHEEVFPCFNSYYEFLINVYQKRLIDDSIRAKGFDIEAFLYVLRPYYRGGEFDYLLNGRENLDLLDQPLIVFELDNIKDHPILFPIVTLIIMEVFIQKMRKLKGIRKMILIEEAWKAIAKEGMAEYIKYLFKTVRKFYGEAVVVTQEVEDIISSPVVKQAIINNADCKILLDQSKYQNKFHQIQELLGLTDQEKYQVFSINKSNDPTRKYKEVFISLGGVRSKVYATEVSLEEYFTYTTEESEKMEVADYARRFGGLKEGISQLVKEKQSQI from the coding sequence ATGAAGACTAATTCTATCAATATCGACACTGTATGGCCTATTTACCAAATCGAGAATGAATGTATCTTGTCCCATCAAGGGGCCTTATCTTTTGCTTATCAAGTAGAGCTACCAGAGATATTTACTTTATCTGAAAAGGATTTTGAGGAGTTACACTTATTATGGGTGAAATCGTTACGTGGTTTAGGAGCTGGCTGTGTCTTTCATAAACAGGATTGGTTTCTGCGTCACGCTTTTGACCCCCAACATATGGATTCAACTTCCTGGTTGTCTGGGGCTAGTGATCGATTCTTTAATGAACGGCCATATTTACATCACCGATGTTTTGTGTACATCAGTGTTAAACCTAAAAGGAATCTTCGACCAGCCTATCCACTGAAGGCCTTGACAAAAGCACATTTAGTAGGGGAAGAGTGGAGAAGTGGAGACCTTTATCGTAAACTTTCAGAGAGTTGTACTCAGTGGAGTGGACTTTTGAATGACAGTGGACGTGTTAAAGTAACCCAACTTAAAGCAACTCATATGTTGGGGACCAAAAACAAGCCAGGTATTATTGAACAATACCTATTTCTTCTTTCTGAGCATGATCAACCACTTATTAAAGATATACATCTTAAGGAGCAGTTAAAAGTGGGGCACGATCGGCTTGGTATCTGTGCCATGTCACATAGAGATAGTCTTCCTTCCTGGTGTGGTCCCAGAATCAATTATGATAAGTATACTACAGATAAAGCCCCTTACAGTATAGGTTTTGCATCACCCTTGGGCATGCTAATTCCTTATAATCACATTTACAATCAAGTGATTGAATTAGAAGATACCGCTCAAACTATCAAACGTCTGGAAAGCAAGCGTTTAAGATTACAATCTCTTTCTGCTTATTCCAGAGACAATGCTATGAGTCAGGAAGCTACTAATGACTACTTAAATGAGATAATTGGTCAGCAAAGACAGCCAGTCAAAGCTCATTTCCATGTTATTACCTGGTCTAAACAAGAGCATGAGTTTGAGCGGCAAATGACAGCCTTATCCTCTGCATTTGCTCAAATGGACGCAACTGCAAAGGCAGAGACTGATGGGGCTGCTGCTATGTTTTGGTCGGGAATACCAGGAAACATGAGTTCCCTGCCGCATTATGAATGGTTTGATACGTTCGCAGAACAGGCAGTATGCTTTCTGAATATGGAAAGTAGTTATAAGACATCAAACTCACCTGTCGGAGTAAGACTTGGAGATCGTTTAAGTGGAGAGCCCTTGGATGTAGACTTGAGTGATGAGCCTATGAAAAGGGGGTGGATCACCAATCGAAACAAGTTCATTTTAGGACCTAGTGGGTCAGGGAAATCTTTTTTTACCAATCACATGGTTCGTGCTTATTATGAACAGGGTACACATGTTGTATTGGTAGATGTAGGACATAGTTATCAAGGCCTATGTGAACTTGTAAACGGTTATTATTTCACCTATGATGAAGATCACCCTCTTGAATTCAATCCATTTGTGGTTAATGGTAAGTTAGATACTGAGAAGAAGGAAAGTCTAAAAACACTATTATTAGCATTATGGAAAAGGGATGATGAACCTTTTAGTCGCTCTGAATATGTGGCCTTATCCACATCCTTACAACAATACTATGAATATCTCCAAAGGCATGAAGAAGTTTTTCCCTGTTTCAATTCTTACTATGAATTTCTAATAAATGTTTACCAGAAGCGACTTATTGATGATTCGATAAGAGCTAAAGGATTCGATATAGAGGCATTTCTGTATGTACTGCGTCCTTACTATCGGGGTGGTGAATTCGATTATCTTCTTAATGGCAGGGAGAACCTTGATCTTTTGGATCAACCTTTAATAGTGTTTGAACTGGATAATATTAAAGATCATCCCATCTTATTTCCTATAGTCACTTTGATCATAATGGAGGTCTTCATTCAAAAAATGAGAAAGTTGAAGGGAATACGGAAAATGATCCTGATTGAGGAAGCTTGGAAAGCGATCGCAAAAGAAGGGATGGCGGAGTACATCAAATATCTCTTTAAAACCGTCAGAAAATTTTATGGTGAAGCTGTGGTAGTCACTCAGGAAGTAGAAGATATTATTAGTTCACCTGTAGTAAAGCAGGCCATTATTAATAATGCGGACTGTAAAATATTATTAGATCAAAGCAAGTATCAGAATAAGTTCCACCAGATTCAAGAGTTACTAGGTCTAACTGATCAGGAAAAATATCAGGTATTCTCAATTAATAAGTCCAATGATCCAACACGGAAATATAAGGAGGTATTTATAAGCCTGGGTGGTGTCAGATCAAAAGTATATGCTACTGAAGTATCTCTCGAAGAATACTTTACCTATACCACCGAAGAGTCTGAAAAAATGGAAGTCGCCGATTATGCCCGACGTTTCGGAGGGCTTAAAGAGGGTATTTCACAATTAGTGAAAGAAAAGCAATCTCAGATTTAG
- a CDS encoding DUF4133 domain-containing protein, with the protein MATIYVINKGINKPIMFKGLESQYITYLALGVIFLLFLFALIYWAGIHMYICLIIIIVLGVTFISILYHVSKRYGQYGLIRRRRARQHPLILRCRSRFFLVKLRKNED; encoded by the coding sequence ATGGCTACTATATACGTCATTAACAAAGGGATTAACAAGCCTATAATGTTTAAAGGGCTTGAGTCGCAGTATATCACCTATTTAGCTCTGGGTGTGATTTTCCTCTTATTCCTATTTGCCCTTATTTATTGGGCTGGAATACATATGTATATATGTCTCATTATAATTATAGTGCTAGGAGTAACCTTTATTTCCATACTTTATCATGTCAGTAAGCGGTATGGACAGTATGGTTTAATAAGAAGAAGGAGAGCCAGGCAGCACCCTCTAATTTTGCGTTGTAGATCAAGATTTTTTTTAGTTAAGCTGAGAAAAAATGAAGACTAA
- a CDS encoding DUF4134 domain-containing protein, whose product MLALVTYCLSYAYVFAQDGNAGINEANQQVRSYFDTGTNLMYAIGAVVGLIGAVKVYQKWNGGDQDTGRVAAAWFGSCIFLVVVATVLKSFFGL is encoded by the coding sequence ATGCTTGCTCTAGTAACATACTGCCTTAGCTATGCATATGTTTTTGCTCAAGACGGTAATGCAGGAATCAATGAAGCTAATCAACAGGTACGCAGTTATTTTGATACAGGCACCAATTTGATGTATGCCATAGGGGCTGTCGTTGGATTAATAGGAGCAGTAAAAGTGTATCAAAAGTGGAATGGAGGAGATCAAGACACAGGACGAGTAGCAGCTGCCTGGTTTGGAAGTTGTATCTTCTTGGTGGTAGTAGCAACTGTATTAAAATCCTTTTTCGGGTTATAG
- a CDS encoding RteC domain-containing protein produces MNIISHLRTVLCEIHNYIKQEEISNDEILTTGRILGFIEVRYNAIESVLESYRFNGVSQEIAFYKHFYPQLLGWRYYYKERLAILILCPPDKEDIKSFYMKKWSEYCSLITLHKDFYQYCYAGLKYKDKMYFTGDHARHHASYWLGQEQFLQHFKKWLKLKYSGGPEQVQLKWTGSKVALIELLYGLHATSVVEGGRADIMQLAKGLEQLFNVNLGNYYRVYQDIRLRKKGQTQYIDSMKSQLIRKMDELDFK; encoded by the coding sequence ATGAACATCATCTCTCACCTCCGCACCGTTTTATGTGAAATCCATAATTATATCAAGCAAGAAGAAATATCTAATGATGAAATCTTAACCACCGGTCGAATACTTGGCTTTATTGAAGTACGTTACAATGCTATCGAATCTGTTTTAGAGAGTTACAGATTTAATGGTGTATCGCAAGAAATAGCTTTTTACAAACACTTTTACCCTCAACTTTTAGGTTGGCGCTACTATTATAAGGAGCGCTTAGCAATATTAATCTTATGTCCACCAGATAAAGAGGATATTAAAAGCTTTTATATGAAGAAGTGGTCAGAATACTGTAGTCTCATCACCCTTCACAAAGATTTTTATCAATATTGTTATGCTGGTCTGAAGTATAAAGATAAAATGTATTTTACTGGAGATCATGCTCGTCATCATGCTTCTTATTGGTTGGGTCAAGAGCAATTTTTACAGCATTTTAAAAAATGGTTAAAATTAAAATATTCCGGAGGACCAGAGCAGGTGCAATTGAAATGGACCGGTTCAAAAGTTGCTTTGATTGAGTTGCTCTATGGCCTACATGCCACCTCAGTAGTAGAAGGAGGTAGGGCAGATATTATGCAATTGGCCAAGGGGTTAGAGCAATTGTTTAATGTGAATTTGGGCAATTACTATAGAGTTTATCAAGATATAAGACTCAGAAAAAAGGGACAAACGCAGTACATTGATAGTATGAAATCTCAATTAATTCGGAAAATGGACGAACTGGATTTTAAATAA
- a CDS encoding type IV secretory system conjugative DNA transfer family protein, whose translation MNQSSSSLSKLMDWTLSLSILLLLLHLGCAIHQTLRQMFPKIEWFNPILILIINHTLHYKIGSFTLLMVFLIGLKSKKQVKTRKALATLLFVIGIAIWCLVSPDTFGPAWYYALAMWGAMLMILTGGTWWSRYLKRSLRVDVFNIENETFPQEERYLNNQYAIHFKASYYYKGRFRNSWINIINPFRGLLVVGTPGAGKSYFVVRNIIIQQLQKGFTMLLYDFKYDDLSRLAYNVLRRSRNQSRFYVIDFDELQYRCNPLALLDDIADAAESSRTIMLGLNKDWIKKQGDFFVESPINFVTALIWFLRKYQNGSYCTLPHVIELMQVEYKTLFPLLHTEPEVSALINPFESAYVHEAWEQLEGQMASAKMAMARLVSPKMYYVLSGNDFHLDLNNPSSPKVLCLANNPQKQEVYGPVLSLYISRAIKLINKKNQLPCSLIFDEFPTIYFNHIDNLMATARSNRVATTLAVQDYSQLKKEYGRDQAEVIMNLAGNVISGQVLGDTAKVLSERFGKVVQERYSYNSGSGDISISEQLNSAIPAARISSLSSGEFVGMVADQPDQEIELKLFHAKIINDHISIQRQERRFRSIPTLPQPTWDELEHNYLMIRQDIQALIQDKLYPK comes from the coding sequence GTGTGCCATTCATCAAACTTTACGACAGATGTTTCCAAAGATTGAATGGTTTAACCCAATTCTGATTTTAATTATCAATCACACATTACACTATAAAATTGGCTCATTTACATTACTGATGGTCTTTTTAATAGGATTAAAATCAAAGAAGCAAGTAAAAACTCGAAAGGCTTTGGCAACATTATTATTCGTTATCGGTATTGCGATTTGGTGTTTGGTTTCACCGGATACATTTGGCCCTGCGTGGTATTATGCTTTAGCCATGTGGGGCGCTATGCTCATGATATTAACAGGTGGGACATGGTGGTCCAGATATTTGAAGCGCTCCCTAAGAGTGGATGTTTTTAATATAGAGAATGAGACCTTTCCACAAGAGGAAAGGTACTTGAATAATCAGTATGCAATACATTTTAAGGCTAGTTATTATTACAAGGGAAGGTTTAGAAATAGCTGGATCAATATTATCAATCCTTTTAGAGGGTTGCTTGTAGTAGGAACCCCTGGTGCAGGAAAATCATACTTTGTAGTAAGAAATATTATAATTCAACAATTGCAGAAAGGATTTACGATGTTACTCTATGATTTCAAGTATGATGACTTATCCAGACTGGCTTATAACGTTTTAAGGAGATCACGAAATCAATCGCGGTTCTATGTGATTGATTTTGATGAATTGCAATACCGCTGTAATCCGTTGGCATTATTAGATGACATTGCGGATGCGGCGGAGTCGAGCCGCACTATAATGCTTGGTTTAAATAAAGATTGGATAAAGAAACAGGGCGATTTCTTTGTCGAGTCTCCCATCAATTTCGTTACCGCTTTAATTTGGTTTCTTCGTAAATATCAAAATGGATCCTATTGTACATTACCTCATGTAATAGAATTGATGCAAGTGGAGTATAAAACATTATTTCCCTTGTTACATACGGAACCAGAAGTAAGCGCCCTGATTAATCCATTTGAATCAGCCTATGTGCACGAAGCCTGGGAACAGTTGGAAGGACAGATGGCTAGCGCCAAGATGGCCATGGCCAGGCTGGTATCTCCCAAAATGTATTATGTGTTATCGGGAAATGATTTCCATTTAGACTTGAATAATCCCTCATCGCCTAAAGTCCTATGTTTAGCCAATAACCCTCAAAAGCAGGAAGTGTATGGGCCAGTCTTATCACTGTATATTTCAAGAGCTATCAAGTTGATTAATAAGAAGAATCAACTACCCTGTAGTCTTATTTTTGATGAGTTTCCTACTATCTACTTTAACCATATAGACAATTTAATGGCGACAGCACGAAGTAATCGTGTGGCTACAACATTAGCTGTTCAGGATTACAGTCAGCTAAAAAAGGAATATGGAAGAGACCAGGCAGAGGTGATTATGAACTTAGCAGGAAATGTAATAAGCGGACAGGTGCTGGGAGATACAGCCAAGGTACTTTCTGAAAGATTCGGAAAAGTGGTTCAAGAGCGATACAGCTATAATTCCGGGTCTGGCGATATATCCATCAGTGAGCAATTAAATTCAGCCATTCCTGCAGCGCGTATTTCCAGTTTATCGTCCGGTGAATTTGTTGGTATGGTAGCCGATCAGCCAGATCAAGAAATTGAACTTAAGTTATTTCACGCAAAAATCATTAATGATCATATATCCATTCAGCGTCAAGAGCGACGTTTTCGCAGTATTCCCACTTTACCACAACCTACCTGGGATGAACTGGAGCATAATTACCTTATGATAAGGCAGGATATTCAAGCCTTAATTCAAGACAAGTTATACCCTAAATGA